GCGGTCACGGTGGCGGCGGTCGCCCGCGCGGCCGGAGCGCCCAGCGGCTCGGTCTACCACCGCTTCCCGGGCCGTCCGGCGCTGCTCGCGGCGCTGTGGTTGCGTTCCCTGGAAAGGTTCCAGGCGGGTTTCCTGGTCGCGGTCGAGCAGGACACCCCACTCACTGCCGCGCGGTCCGCCGCTCGCCACATCGTCGCCTGGAGCCGGGCGAATCCCGCCGATGCGACGATCCTGCTGTACGCCGCCGACGACTTCGACGCGCCGGAGTGGCCCGAGGAGGACCGCGAGCGGCACCGCCGCGGCAACCGCCGGGTGGCCCGCGCCGTCGGTGAGATCGGCCGTGGACTCGGCCGGACCTCCGACCGCGACAAGGAGTTGCTACGGATGGCGATCGTGGATCTGCCGTACTCCGTCGTACGCCGGTACTACCGCTCCGGGCAGCGAATCCCCCGCCACGCCGAGGATCTCGCCGCCGAGTGCGCCGCCACCCTGCTGCAGGCCTCGTCCTGACGCCGCCCGAATATCGGGCCGGAATCCGCCGTCAATCGGCCACTCCCGGCGTGCGGACCAGCGTGTCCGGCCGGGGCATGCCCGCGCCCGATCGGCGCCGTCTGATGAGGACTTCCACCACGAGGAGATTGACGATCCAGCCGAGAGCCTGGCCGACAGGGATGGTGCCCGAGGCCTTGTCCGCGATGGAGCCCGCGCCGGTGCTGAAGGGGATCTGGGCAATGAGCAGCAGCGGGACGAGGACGCGTGAGGTGACGGCGAGGAACGTGAGGGCGTAGTTGCGCATCATCCAGTTCCGATGGCCGCGGTAGTCGCCGTGGCGAACCGCACGGTAGGCGAGCGCGCCGGTGACGAGCCAGAGGACGGCGGGGACGGTCAGGCCGATCTGGGTGACGATGCGACCGGACAGCAGGGCCACGGGTACGGCGGCGAGCGCCGAGGGAAGAACTCCGGCGAGCAGGTAGCCGCGGCCGATCGTGCGATGGACCCGTCTGCGTGCCCGGATGGCGGGCACGAACTGGAGCGGGCCCAGGACGAGGGCGACGAGCGCGGTGAAGATGTGCGCGACAAGGAGGGCGTAGTGGCCCTCGCCGTAGACGTCCAGGCGGCTGTTGTCGATGTCCAGGAGCAGGTAGGGGCTGACGAGCACCGCGCCGAAGACGACGGCGACGACGAACGTCAACCACGCCTTGCGGGCCTTTCCCGGCCTGGCCGGCTCACCGGTCATGTGTTCCCCTTGGTCAGCGAAGACTTGGCCCGTTGGGGCGTCGTACGGCGGTGTCAGTTGTCGTGGTTCCAGCCCGCTGTGACCAGTCCGGTCTCGTACGCGAAGATCACCAGCTGCGCCCGGCTGCGCAGGTCCAGCTTGGTCATGGCGCGGCTGACATGGCTGCGCACCGTGGCTTCGCTCAGGAACAGGTGACCCGCGATCGCTTCGTTGTCCATACCGCGGGCGACCAGGATCGCCACCTCACGCTCCCGGTCGGTGAGCTCGTCACCGCGGTAGCCATGGTCGGGACGGGGTGGCCTGGACCGTCGGGCGTACTCCGCGATGAGCCGGCGGGTCACACTGGGAGACAGGATCGAGTCGCCGGCGGCCGCGACGCGCACAGCATCGACCAGGTCCTGCGGTCTGCTGTGCTTGAGCAGGAAGCCGCACGCCCCGGACCTCAGCGCCTCGAAGACGTACTCGTCCAGCTCGAACGTGGTGAGGATGATGATCCTCACGTGGGCCGTGGCCGGGTCCGCGGTGAGCGCCCTGGTGGCCTCGAGGCCGTCGAGCCCGGGCATCCGGATGTCCATCAGGACGACGTCCGGGTCGGTGGCGCGGACCTGCTCGAGCGCCTCCGTTCCGTCGCCGGCCTCGCCGACGATCGCGATGTCGCCCTCCCCGTCGAGGATGGCGG
This Actinopolymorpha cephalotaxi DNA region includes the following protein-coding sequences:
- a CDS encoding response regulator encodes the protein MTRVLLVDDQPLVRGGFAAILDGEGDIAIVGEAGDGTEALEQVRATDPDVVLMDIRMPGLDGLEATRALTADPATAHVRIIILTTFELDEYVFEALRSGACGFLLKHSRPQDLVDAVRVAAAGDSILSPSVTRRLIAEYARRSRPPRPDHGYRGDELTDREREVAILVARGMDNEAIAGHLFLSEATVRSHVSRAMTKLDLRSRAQLVIFAYETGLVTAGWNHDN
- a CDS encoding DUF2306 domain-containing protein, whose product is MTGEPARPGKARKAWLTFVVAVVFGAVLVSPYLLLDIDNSRLDVYGEGHYALLVAHIFTALVALVLGPLQFVPAIRARRRVHRTIGRGYLLAGVLPSALAAVPVALLSGRIVTQIGLTVPAVLWLVTGALAYRAVRHGDYRGHRNWMMRNYALTFLAVTSRVLVPLLLIAQIPFSTGAGSIADKASGTIPVGQALGWIVNLLVVEVLIRRRRSGAGMPRPDTLVRTPGVAD
- a CDS encoding TetR/AcrR family transcriptional regulator, which codes for MGRPPRHDVDGLLDAAATLVADAGPRAVTVAAVARAAGAPSGSVYHRFPGRPALLAALWLRSLERFQAGFLVAVEQDTPLTAARSAARHIVAWSRANPADATILLYAADDFDAPEWPEEDRERHRRGNRRVARAVGEIGRGLGRTSDRDKELLRMAIVDLPYSVVRRYYRSGQRIPRHAEDLAAECAATLLQASS